In Sphingobacteriaceae bacterium, the following proteins share a genomic window:
- a CDS encoding phosphopyruvate hydratase, producing MSFINNITARQILDSRGNPTIEVDVVTDSGVLGRAAVPSGASTGTHEAVELRDNDKSHYMGKSVYTAVNNVNSVIREALKGSYIFDQGDIDAKMIELDGSPNKANLGANAILGVSLAVARAAAEQSGMPLYRYVGGVNSNTLPIPMMNILNGGAHADNGIDFQEFMVMPVGAESFSEALRMGTEIFHNLKSVLKSQKLSTNVGDEGGFAPNLKNNEDAIKLVIQAIETAGYKPGHDVYIAMDAAASEFYDAKEKVYHFKKSTGDKLTSDEMVSFWADWSKKYPIISIEDGFGEDDWDGWKKLTTKIGNKVQLVGDDLFVTNVSRLQEGITKSIANSILVKVNQIGSLTETIQAVQLAQTNSYTSVMSHRSGETEDTTIADLAVGLHCGQIKTGAPSRSDRVAKYNQLLRIEEQLGNSARYLGNSFKFAK from the coding sequence ATGTCATTTATAAATAATATCACTGCCCGCCAGATATTGGATTCTCGCGGAAATCCGACAATTGAAGTAGATGTAGTAACAGATAGCGGGGTTTTAGGACGCGCAGCCGTTCCCTCGGGAGCTTCTACGGGAACCCATGAAGCAGTAGAATTACGTGACAACGATAAATCTCATTATATGGGCAAAAGTGTTTACACGGCAGTAAACAATGTAAACAGTGTTATTCGCGAGGCGTTAAAAGGCTCTTACATTTTTGACCAAGGGGATATTGACGCTAAAATGATTGAGCTGGATGGAAGTCCAAATAAAGCAAACTTAGGTGCTAATGCTATTTTAGGAGTTTCACTCGCTGTTGCAAGAGCAGCTGCCGAGCAATCAGGAATGCCTTTATACCGGTATGTGGGGGGTGTTAATTCCAATACACTTCCAATACCAATGATGAATATTTTGAATGGTGGCGCACATGCCGATAATGGCATAGACTTCCAGGAATTTATGGTAATGCCTGTAGGTGCAGAATCTTTCAGTGAAGCCTTACGTATGGGAACGGAGATTTTTCATAACCTGAAATCCGTTCTGAAATCACAAAAATTAAGTACTAATGTAGGTGACGAAGGAGGCTTTGCTCCTAACCTTAAAAACAACGAGGATGCTATTAAGTTAGTGATCCAGGCGATTGAAACGGCAGGTTACAAACCAGGACATGACGTTTATATTGCTATGGATGCTGCTGCTTCTGAATTTTATGATGCAAAAGAAAAAGTATATCACTTTAAAAAATCCACCGGCGATAAATTAACTTCCGACGAAATGGTGAGCTTCTGGGCCGACTGGTCTAAAAAATATCCTATCATTTCTATAGAAGATGGTTTTGGGGAAGATGATTGGGATGGCTGGAAAAAACTGACTACCAAAATTGGAAATAAAGTTCAGTTAGTGGGCGACGATTTATTCGTAACCAATGTAAGCCGTTTACAGGAAGGAATTACCAAAAGTATAGCTAATTCGATACTTGTAAAAGTAAACCAGATTGGCTCTTTGACAGAAACTATACAGGCTGTTCAATTAGCCCAAACAAACAGTTACACCTCTGTGATGAGCCACCGTAGTGGTGAAACTGAGGATACAACCATTGCAGATTTAGCAGTTGGCTTGCATTGCGGACAAATTAAAACAGGTGCTCCGTCACGCAGCGACAGGGTTGCAAAATACAACCAACTCCTGCGTATTGAAGAGCAATTAGGCAACTCAGCACGTTATTTGGGAAACAGTTTTAAGTTTGCGAAATAA